The following are encoded in a window of Candidatus Dependentiae bacterium genomic DNA:
- a CDS encoding ACP S-malonyltransferase: MKIGMLFPPQGSQFVGMGKELYDNSRIMQEYFEEASSCLDINFVKLCFASSDAEINGLNNAYTSLFLVSSALWAVLKDRDVQPDIVLGYNAGEYAALHAAGSLSLPDGLYLLNKYATLYQELLSDLDVSVLRITGSSSKIIEKACKDTSSKKEFVHIAVYESATQHIVAGHTPAVVRLSDVVRRENGIKIKNESIAIGLHSPLMQPVVASIKMYLEKIDFKDATIPIITNADAQKTSSGDDIKEKVIAQFHQPVLLVQSMELLAECDLVIEVGPGKQMTSLFNQRYPDIQTVAINTKSDLEQLQMILGEE; this comes from the coding sequence ATGAAAATAGGAATGCTATTTCCTCCACAAGGAAGTCAGTTTGTTGGTATGGGCAAGGAGCTCTATGACAACTCTCGTATTATGCAGGAATATTTTGAAGAAGCGTCAAGCTGTTTGGATATTAATTTTGTGAAATTGTGTTTTGCATCGTCAGATGCTGAAATTAATGGGTTAAACAATGCATATACATCACTTTTTTTGGTTAGTTCTGCATTGTGGGCAGTATTAAAAGATCGTGATGTTCAACCAGATATTGTGCTGGGATATAATGCTGGCGAATATGCTGCGTTACACGCTGCGGGTAGTTTAAGTTTGCCTGATGGGTTGTATTTACTCAATAAATATGCCACTCTTTATCAAGAGCTATTGAGTGATTTGGATGTTTCTGTGCTGCGTATTACTGGTTCTTCTTCAAAGATCATAGAAAAAGCATGTAAGGATACGAGCTCAAAGAAAGAGTTTGTGCATATAGCCGTGTATGAATCGGCAACACAACACATAGTTGCTGGACATACACCTGCAGTTGTACGTTTGAGTGATGTGGTGAGGCGTGAGAATGGCATAAAAATAAAAAATGAGAGCATTGCTATTGGATTACACTCGCCATTAATGCAGCCAGTTGTAGCTAGTATCAAAATGTATTTAGAAAAAATTGATTTTAAAGATGCCACCATTCCGATTATTACCAATGCTGATGCACAGAAGACAAGCAGTGGTGATGATATTAAAGAAAAAGTTATCGCACAATTTCATCAGCCAGTTCTTTTGGTACAAAGCATGGAATTACTCGCAGAGTGTGATTTGGTTATTGAAGTTGGACCAGGAAAACAAATGACGAGCTTGTTCAATCAGCGGTATCCTGATATACAAACAGTAGCGATTAATACGAAGTCTGATCTTGAGCAATTACAAATGATATTAGGTGAAGAATAA
- a CDS encoding serine/threonine protein phosphatase: protein MKKVIKMFFVIVIIGVSGFWFIVYGNKYGGLTSFITQQLYYAKQKWRKESVSPVVRIKKDYISFVDWQRKCNNLPLTDHIKNQTNQTALTKKQFEEILDDFIILEKKQTEHDDLWVGKKRLVLHEEQKSKSGWWQIIISWFSATPSLPEQPFEPVAQKLIVPAGSIIAFHGDLHGDVHSVIEFIEHLKDKKYMDADDPFKIAKDNFYMIFLGDYVDRGWHGSEVMYTITRLKVENPNQVFLVRGNHEDKDLYRLYGFNDELHNKFDVGQSDSLVKKINQMQELLPVVLYIGCTDSDGVTNFLQCCHGGMELGYNPQWLFNFNRSIAYQTLGKLERKSNNNKLESTVKNAVSALAEKYNFDPHYKISIYDLNPEELQDFLPEKPVQLWHLWGDFIVESDEVVVASSGRGTGLACGKPFTDAVREQHSSNNYKVRGVFRAHQHGDPGSNPMMARIFNDDKKGAREDAGVGKLWIPKGTKKGGLWDGIVCTFAVTPKSGYGSAYKRIKEFGDAYGILTVAQDFDDWVLEVIRLKDNQK, encoded by the coding sequence ATGAAAAAAGTAATCAAAATGTTTTTTGTAATCGTAATCATCGGTGTAAGTGGATTTTGGTTTATAGTGTATGGTAATAAATATGGAGGACTTACAAGTTTTATTACACAGCAGCTATATTATGCAAAACAGAAGTGGCGAAAAGAATCGGTTTCTCCTGTCGTTAGAATAAAAAAGGATTATATTAGTTTTGTTGATTGGCAACGAAAGTGTAATAATTTACCGTTAACTGATCATATAAAAAATCAAACAAATCAAACAGCACTGACAAAAAAGCAATTTGAAGAAATACTCGATGATTTCATTATCCTAGAAAAAAAACAAACAGAACATGATGATCTTTGGGTAGGCAAAAAAAGACTTGTGCTACATGAAGAGCAAAAATCAAAAAGTGGATGGTGGCAAATAATTATTTCGTGGTTTAGCGCGACTCCATCTTTACCTGAGCAACCGTTTGAACCAGTTGCGCAAAAATTGATTGTTCCGGCAGGTTCTATTATCGCGTTTCATGGTGATTTGCATGGTGATGTTCATTCTGTAATTGAGTTCATTGAGCATCTCAAAGATAAAAAGTATATGGATGCAGATGATCCATTCAAAATTGCCAAAGACAATTTTTATATGATTTTTTTGGGTGATTATGTTGATCGTGGATGGCATGGCTCTGAAGTTATGTATACTATTACAAGACTAAAGGTAGAAAATCCAAACCAAGTATTTTTGGTGCGTGGTAATCACGAGGATAAAGACCTGTATCGGCTCTATGGTTTTAATGATGAATTGCACAATAAATTTGATGTAGGGCAGAGTGATTCTCTTGTTAAAAAAATTAATCAAATGCAAGAATTACTTCCGGTAGTTTTATATATCGGATGCACAGATAGTGACGGTGTGACAAATTTTTTGCAGTGCTGTCACGGTGGGATGGAGCTTGGATATAACCCACAATGGTTATTTAATTTTAATCGATCAATAGCATATCAAACATTAGGTAAACTTGAACGCAAAAGTAATAATAACAAGCTTGAAAGTACAGTGAAAAATGCAGTGAGCGCTCTGGCTGAAAAGTATAATTTTGACCCTCATTATAAAATTAGTATTTATGATTTAAATCCAGAAGAGCTGCAAGATTTTTTACCGGAAAAACCGGTACAGTTGTGGCATTTGTGGGGTGATTTTATTGTTGAGAGTGATGAGGTAGTTGTTGCAAGTAGTGGGCGAGGGACAGGGCTTGCGTGTGGTAAACCATTTACTGATGCAGTGAGAGAGCAACATAGTTCTAATAATTACAAAGTTCGTGGTGTTTTTCGTGCTCACCAACATGGCGATCCAGGTTCAAATCCAATGATGGCTCGTATTTTTAATGACGATAAAAAAGGTGCACGGGAGGATGCAGGAGTAGGTAAATTATGGATACCAAAAGGTACCAAAAAAGGCGGATTATGGGATGGTATTGTATGTACCTTTGCGGTGACACCAAAGAGTGGATATGGATCTGCATATAAAAGAATTAAAGAATTTGGCGATGCATATGGCATATTAACTGTTGCTCAAGATTTTGATGATTGGGTTTTAGAGGTTATTCGTTTGAAGGATAATCAAAAATAG
- the rpmF gene encoding 50S ribosomal protein L32 — translation MPVPKRKTSRSRRDKRHANKGIKQQAFTQCHNCQEFIAPHVICKACGYYKGTKILATKSERALKRSESRQAQQARRQATQQAMQAAAEEHKASASVAEQSKEEEQ, via the coding sequence ATGCCAGTACCAAAGCGTAAGACTTCCCGATCGCGCAGGGATAAGCGCCATGCCAATAAGGGCATAAAGCAACAAGCATTTACTCAGTGTCATAATTGTCAGGAATTTATTGCGCCACATGTGATTTGTAAAGCGTGTGGATACTATAAAGGTACAAAAATTCTTGCAACTAAATCAGAACGTGCGCTTAAACGCTCTGAGAGTCGTCAGGCGCAGCAAGCTCGTCGGCAAGCAACGCAGCAGGCAATGCAGGCAGCAGCGGAAGAGCACAAAGCGTCGGCTTCAGTGGCGGAGCAGTCTAAAGAAGAAGAGCAATAG
- the gltX gene encoding glutamate--tRNA ligase, whose protein sequence is MNNNIRVRFAPSPTGDLHIGGLRTALFNELFARHNNGKLLLRIEDTDRERSKAVYTDSIIESLKWAGIVFDEIPIVQSERISHHKKIIEILIQEGKAYKCYCTPEEVAQRNRERGNESLYDNKYDRYCLSLDTIFSKSFNINGQAGGNKPFVVRFKLPFEKGPIAFTDLIRGEVTFDVEQLDDFIITRSDGQPMYNFVVVVDDHDMQISHVIRGEDHISNTPKQILLYQACGYAVPQFAHLPLILGPSGNRLSKRDAATSTLEYRQNGYLPQALINYLARLGWAHGDQEKFSKQEMIGLFELKNVGKCGARFDQEKLDWLNGVYMREMSAQALLNLIIADIDPAVEKKTPYFSEQQRYALIDIYKERVKTVAEIVQSIISVHSAPSSFDVDALEEWITPAIRTHLVSIIAILEAVDPFTIELVSQAIKNMAKQLNVKLVMLAQPIRIALLGTSSGPGVFDLVATLGKQETIDRLKKLYSIQIKK, encoded by the coding sequence ATGAATAACAACATTAGAGTGCGTTTTGCACCATCACCAACGGGTGATTTACACATTGGTGGTTTGCGCACTGCATTATTTAACGAGCTTTTTGCACGACATAACAACGGTAAATTATTGCTTCGCATCGAGGATACAGATCGAGAACGTTCAAAGGCAGTATACACTGATTCAATTATAGAGTCGCTCAAATGGGCCGGTATCGTGTTTGATGAAATACCCATTGTGCAATCTGAGCGTATTTCTCATCACAAAAAAATTATTGAAATACTTATACAAGAGGGTAAAGCATATAAATGCTATTGTACACCTGAAGAAGTTGCTCAGCGGAACAGAGAACGTGGCAATGAGTCTCTGTACGATAACAAGTATGATCGGTATTGCTTATCTCTCGATACAATTTTTTCGAAATCATTCAATATAAATGGACAGGCAGGAGGAAATAAACCTTTTGTCGTGCGTTTTAAGTTGCCATTTGAAAAAGGACCAATAGCTTTTACTGATTTAATCAGGGGTGAGGTGACGTTTGATGTAGAGCAATTAGATGATTTTATTATTACACGCTCAGATGGGCAACCAATGTATAATTTTGTCGTGGTTGTTGATGACCATGATATGCAGATATCGCATGTTATTCGTGGTGAAGATCACATTTCAAACACACCAAAACAAATACTGCTGTATCAAGCATGTGGGTATGCTGTACCACAATTTGCACATTTACCATTAATTTTAGGTCCTAGCGGCAATAGATTAAGTAAGCGAGACGCAGCAACATCAACGTTAGAATATCGCCAGAATGGTTATTTACCTCAAGCGTTGATTAACTACTTGGCACGGCTTGGTTGGGCGCATGGTGACCAAGAAAAATTTTCTAAACAAGAAATGATTGGTCTGTTTGAACTTAAAAATGTTGGCAAATGTGGTGCGCGATTTGATCAAGAAAAACTTGATTGGTTAAATGGTGTATATATGCGTGAGATGTCTGCACAAGCTCTTTTGAATCTCATAATAGCAGATATTGATCCTGCCGTAGAAAAAAAGACACCGTATTTTTCTGAGCAGCAGCGATATGCACTTATTGATATTTATAAAGAACGTGTAAAAACAGTTGCTGAGATTGTACAGTCAATTATTTCTGTTCACAGTGCACCATCATCTTTTGATGTTGATGCGTTAGAAGAGTGGATTACACCTGCTATACGAACTCATTTAGTCAGTATCATTGCAATACTTGAGGCAGTTGATCCATTTACAATAGAACTAGTATCACAAGCGATTAAAAATATGGCAAAACAATTAAATGTTAAACTGGTGATGCTTGCTCAACCGATACGTATAGCTTTGCTTGGTACAAGTTCTGGACCTGGAGTATTTGATTTGGTTGCTACACTAGGTAAACAAGAGACAATTGATCGCCTGAAAAAGTTATATAGCATACAAATAAAAAAATAA
- the plsX gene encoding phosphate acyltransferase PlsX, whose product MIALDAMGGDYAPRETVIGAINASKKGVYVSLFGDEAQIIPILNTFYPAWRKKLPIKVVHCAGQIRMDDVPTTSIIKQKDASLVRALHAVRNGEVYAVVTAGNSGAALIGGTLILQRVSGVYRPALGEFLPTKNGSLFCLDLGANTDCKPQYLYQFALMGHVYVSLTKNIQNPRISLLSNGSEAYKGSQVVRTAYQLLEQSSLNFIGNVEARDLFDTAADVLVCDGFAGNVMLKAIQGTMKAAKSWMQEEIKKLSWWRKILFALNRHIFKKIKRKADYQHTGASLLLGVNAPLLVAHGCSNALAIENALLRAHELVKQKFVTQFNAQLAIALKNHSLHYEDSSLLKRTVKSVLRLQ is encoded by the coding sequence ATGATAGCACTAGATGCCATGGGCGGTGATTATGCGCCACGTGAAACAGTTATTGGTGCTATTAATGCCTCCAAAAAAGGTGTGTATGTTTCTTTGTTTGGTGATGAAGCACAAATTATTCCGATTTTAAATACCTTCTATCCCGCGTGGCGGAAGAAGCTTCCTATAAAAGTTGTTCATTGTGCTGGACAAATTAGAATGGATGATGTGCCAACTACAAGTATTATCAAGCAAAAAGATGCTTCGCTTGTTCGAGCTTTGCACGCAGTGCGCAATGGGGAAGTTTATGCAGTAGTAACTGCTGGTAATTCTGGCGCAGCGCTTATTGGTGGTACGCTCATTTTGCAACGAGTTTCAGGAGTTTATCGTCCGGCGTTGGGGGAGTTTTTGCCAACAAAAAATGGATCTCTTTTTTGTCTTGATTTGGGTGCCAATACTGATTGTAAGCCGCAGTATTTATACCAATTTGCGTTGATGGGGCATGTATATGTTTCATTAACAAAAAATATACAAAATCCTCGTATTTCTTTACTTTCAAATGGTTCTGAAGCTTACAAAGGTTCGCAGGTTGTTAGAACAGCGTACCAATTGCTTGAGCAATCGTCACTGAATTTTATTGGCAATGTCGAGGCACGCGATTTATTTGATACTGCAGCAGACGTTTTGGTGTGTGATGGATTTGCGGGTAATGTTATGCTTAAAGCAATTCAAGGCACTATGAAGGCTGCAAAAAGTTGGATGCAAGAAGAAATAAAAAAACTTTCATGGTGGCGAAAAATATTGTTTGCACTAAATAGACATATTTTCAAAAAAATTAAGCGTAAAGCTGATTATCAACATACGGGAGCGTCACTCCTTTTGGGAGTTAATGCCCCATTGCTGGTTGCACATGGGTGTTCAAATGCACTGGCGATAGAGAATGCATTGTTGCGCGCGCATGAGCTTGTTAAGCAAAAGTTTGTAACGCAATTTAATGCGCAACTAGCAATTGCATTAAAAAACCATAGCTTGCACTATGAAGATTCTTCTTTGCTCAAACGTACCGTAAAATCGGTGTTGCGTTTACAATAA
- the acpP gene encoding acyl carrier protein: MEFDKNDTMEKVAAIVMEQLHVSKEDIQEASEFHDLGADSLDMVEIVLKLEDVFGMKIGEEDAERFHNVDEVVDYIHKRRTK, encoded by the coding sequence ATGGAATTTGATAAAAATGATACAATGGAAAAAGTAGCTGCAATTGTCATGGAGCAGTTGCATGTGAGTAAAGAGGATATTCAAGAGGCATCAGAGTTTCATGATTTGGGTGCTGATTCACTTGATATGGTAGAAATTGTTTTAAAACTAGAAGATGTATTTGGCATGAAGATTGGTGAAGAGGATGCCGAGCGTTTTCATAATGTAGACGAAGTTGTTGATTATATTCATAAAAGGCGTACTAAATAG
- a CDS encoding DNA translocase FtsK produces the protein MFQLKVRELSVIVLSAITVILFFSLYSYNPHDSSLFYYTSQELPITNWCGAVGAHIAAFFFYLFGAASFVLVAIAIFVIYILFARHSFVDEWDRLTALATSVFIGASGFSMYGIGGGRIGTHVYMTLFYLFDDIGTTVFLYTMVLMCCVIVLRDSFFSIIYFGFCVIQFLVSPRFLIPVYRMVATVFVCVTSMGIWCFNSMKKVFEGFAVDESDQSLMAFEYDFIDDEETNFDAFSGISCAPLIQFNVQKKECEQDQYSLTIQKRQEVLSALQHSLSTNTNGQISVQNNEGRSQQPLHYNMQQVDDAQQQEVTDAHVQDTSGHIAYGQEIDHVSSFSFQKQDSYRLPSESIFIGVQDEKNNVSIMHQLEQRARTLEKKLERFGISGNVIAIKRGPVVTLFEYKPDIDAKISKIIALEDDLAMALQALSIRIIAPIPGRSVVGFEVANTHRTDVLLAKGIQSDKYKQFEGSLPLILGEDTVGNDVVVDLAKMPHLLIAGSTGSGKSVCLNAMLISLLCNKSPDDLRLILIDPKRLEFASYTDIAHLIFPIVTDHKKASSVLRWVVQEMERRYQLLAECGVRSIHDYRALQKDGEEIMPFIIVVIDELADLMMTASNEVEDLITRIAQMARAAGIHVILATQRPSVDVITGLIKVNFPSRISFRVTSKIDSRTILDGPGAEKLLGCGDMLFLDSHAAKVHRVHGSYVSDDEIMQVTNHIRAQRPVQYQELAPVLNDDTNKLSGEDDQLYNDVLNFLDTIDEISISLLQRKFRIGYNRSARIIDMLEAQGIIEPPHGGKARKVNR, from the coding sequence ATGTTTCAATTAAAAGTGAGAGAGTTAAGTGTAATTGTGTTGAGCGCAATAACTGTCATATTATTTTTTTCTTTATACTCATATAATCCACACGATTCGTCTTTGTTCTATTACACAAGTCAAGAATTACCTATTACCAATTGGTGTGGCGCAGTTGGTGCGCATATTGCCGCCTTCTTTTTTTATTTATTTGGTGCAGCATCATTTGTACTCGTTGCTATTGCCATATTTGTCATATATATACTTTTTGCACGTCATTCATTTGTAGATGAGTGGGATAGATTAACTGCACTTGCCACAAGTGTTTTTATTGGCGCAAGTGGTTTTAGTATGTATGGTATTGGTGGCGGACGTATTGGTACACATGTATATATGACGCTTTTTTATCTTTTTGATGATATTGGTACTACTGTGTTTTTATATACCATGGTATTAATGTGCTGTGTGATTGTATTGCGAGATTCATTTTTTAGTATCATATATTTTGGATTTTGTGTTATTCAATTTTTAGTGAGCCCCCGTTTTTTGATTCCAGTATATCGTATGGTTGCTACAGTGTTCGTGTGTGTAACTAGTATGGGGATCTGGTGTTTTAACAGCATGAAAAAAGTATTTGAAGGTTTTGCTGTTGATGAATCTGATCAATCATTGATGGCTTTTGAATACGATTTTATTGATGACGAAGAAACAAATTTTGACGCTTTTTCTGGCATAAGCTGTGCACCCTTAATTCAATTTAATGTACAAAAAAAAGAGTGTGAGCAAGATCAATATTCATTGACAATACAAAAAAGACAAGAAGTGTTGAGTGCGTTGCAGCACTCGCTGAGTACAAATACTAATGGGCAAATATCTGTACAAAATAACGAAGGCAGATCACAACAACCTTTGCACTATAATATGCAGCAAGTTGATGATGCTCAGCAACAAGAAGTAACCGATGCACATGTACAAGATACAAGCGGTCATATAGCGTATGGACAAGAAATTGACCATGTCAGCTCTTTTTCGTTCCAAAAACAAGACAGTTATCGATTGCCAAGTGAAAGTATTTTTATTGGTGTGCAAGATGAAAAAAATAATGTCTCTATTATGCACCAGCTAGAGCAGCGTGCACGTACGTTAGAGAAAAAATTAGAACGGTTTGGCATTAGTGGTAATGTCATTGCAATCAAGCGTGGGCCAGTTGTTACATTATTTGAATATAAACCAGACATTGATGCAAAAATTAGTAAAATTATTGCTCTTGAAGATGACCTTGCAATGGCTCTGCAAGCGCTTTCAATTAGAATTATTGCGCCAATTCCTGGTAGGTCTGTTGTTGGATTTGAGGTTGCAAATACACATCGCACGGATGTATTGCTTGCAAAAGGTATTCAGTCAGATAAATATAAACAGTTTGAAGGTTCATTGCCATTGATTTTAGGAGAGGATACTGTTGGTAATGATGTTGTAGTTGATTTGGCGAAAATGCCACACCTTTTGATTGCTGGTTCCACGGGTTCGGGTAAATCAGTCTGCTTAAATGCGATGCTTATTAGTTTATTGTGTAATAAATCGCCAGATGATTTACGGCTTATTTTGATTGATCCCAAAAGATTAGAGTTTGCAAGTTATACTGATATTGCACATCTTATTTTTCCAATTGTTACCGATCATAAAAAAGCTTCATCAGTATTGCGTTGGGTAGTTCAAGAAATGGAACGGCGTTATCAATTGCTTGCTGAATGTGGTGTGCGTAGTATTCATGATTATCGTGCATTGCAAAAAGATGGCGAAGAAATAATGCCGTTTATTATTGTGGTTATTGATGAGTTAGCAGATCTTATGATGACAGCAAGTAATGAAGTAGAAGATTTGATTACGCGGATTGCGCAAATGGCACGGGCTGCTGGTATTCATGTTATTTTGGCAACGCAGCGTCCATCAGTTGATGTTATTACGGGATTGATAAAAGTAAACTTTCCTAGCAGAATCTCATTTCGTGTAACATCAAAAATTGATTCACGTACTATTCTAGATGGACCTGGAGCAGAAAAATTGTTGGGATGTGGTGACATGCTTTTCTTAGATTCACATGCGGCAAAAGTTCATCGCGTACACGGCTCATATGTTTCGGACGATGAAATTATGCAAGTGACTAATCATATTCGTGCTCAAAGGCCAGTGCAGTATCAGGAGTTGGCGCCTGTGTTGAACGACGATACCAATAAATTGTCTGGTGAAGATGATCAATTGTATAATGATGTGTTAAATTTTTTAGATACAATTGATGAGATCTCAATCTCATTATTGCAAAGAAAATTCCGGATAGGGTATAATAGATCGGCACGTATTATCGATATGCTTGAAGCACAAGGCATTATTGAGCCTCCACATGGCGGTAAGGCAAGGAAAGTGAATCGTTAA
- a CDS encoding undecaprenyl-diphosphate phosphatase, whose amino-acid sequence MLCFYAWILVHLLVESLPLSSSGHLFILQKFLCENLVALQKYFFDLDVFSDVLHGVTACVVALFFFRRWFTLLYAGYQEIKTNRMKIFTQKILLLVLFTGIADGITSFFYFVFKNYGMPPLPVYVGFAFTAVALFVSTYVGEVKNNKRQITQSNFLLFACILGIVQGIALLPGISRLATTYTAGRLLGFSHRNSFAVSFMIQWPLIVAASTVGIYKLYSVGLLSQLLHLQILLVIVIGGVGAWYALILTEYCARKNKLYFFSVYLLIIVVLLLLSDF is encoded by the coding sequence ATGCTGTGTTTCTACGCCTGGATACTTGTACACCTTCTTGTAGAGAGTCTTCCGCTGAGTAGTTCTGGTCATCTTTTTATTTTACAAAAATTTCTCTGTGAAAACCTCGTTGCTTTGCAAAAATATTTTTTTGACTTAGATGTTTTTTCTGATGTGCTTCATGGTGTAACTGCGTGTGTAGTTGCATTATTTTTTTTCAGGAGGTGGTTTACATTGCTATATGCGGGCTATCAAGAAATAAAAACTAATCGAATGAAAATATTTACCCAAAAAATATTGTTGCTCGTATTATTTACCGGCATTGCTGATGGTATAACATCGTTTTTTTACTTTGTGTTCAAAAACTATGGTATGCCACCACTTCCTGTATATGTTGGTTTTGCTTTTACAGCGGTAGCTCTGTTTGTATCAACTTATGTTGGTGAAGTGAAGAATAATAAACGACAAATTACGCAAAGTAATTTTTTACTTTTTGCATGCATACTTGGAATAGTACAAGGTATTGCATTGCTGCCAGGTATTTCTCGGCTTGCAACTACGTACACGGCAGGGCGATTGTTAGGTTTTTCTCATCGCAATTCTTTTGCAGTATCATTTATGATCCAGTGGCCGTTGATTGTTGCAGCTTCAACAGTTGGTATATATAAGCTGTATAGTGTCGGCTTATTAAGTCAATTATTGCATCTGCAAATACTACTGGTTATTGTTATAGGAGGAGTTGGCGCATGGTATGCTCTTATACTAACCGAGTATTGTGCAAGAAAGAATAAGCTGTATTTCTTTAGTGTGTATCTATTAATTATTGTAGTATTATTGCTGTTATCGGATTTTTAA
- the murF gene encoding UDP-N-acetylmuramoyl-tripeptide--D-alanyl-D-alanine ligase gives MRFDEHFLKGALVESEIVQDSFPRQANFSVDTRTLQEGDIFVALPGVHLDGHNFLEHALQKGAGGLIIERDKKNLLDAIKGQTKNKLVIIVPDTLQALIRLAAVWRAQFMYPVVAIAGSVGKTTTKETIANILAINGNTFLVSHGNQNTKIGLALNMLRMRDEHEMAIFEVGVSKRGEMAKLADMLRPTTALITSVCHSHMEGLGSLADIALEKRDIFKYFDEDSIGIICGDQPIIASVGYCHPVVRFGAKTVNQIQARKVHLGNDHISFVLKVYKEKHRVVLKQMHEGAVFNSLAAVAVAYLLNVPVKTIVEGIQMPLVVAGRFESKKIKGSMGGTIIDDCYNANPESMKAALLAFQKIDAKAEKIAVLGDMLELGVNSPFWHRQLGRFLRKVPSLNRVILVGDMVKWTEKTIPVQLKVEVVSTWKEAVEKLRGMLSKESVVLVKGSHGMKLHNIVAEFT, from the coding sequence ATGCGTTTTGATGAGCATTTTTTAAAAGGGGCGCTTGTTGAAAGTGAAATCGTTCAAGATTCGTTTCCAAGGCAAGCTAACTTTAGCGTTGATACACGCACGTTGCAAGAAGGCGATATCTTCGTTGCATTACCAGGAGTTCATCTTGATGGTCATAATTTTTTAGAGCACGCTTTGCAAAAAGGTGCGGGCGGTCTTATTATCGAGCGAGATAAAAAAAACCTGCTTGATGCAATCAAAGGACAGACTAAGAATAAATTGGTTATTATTGTTCCAGATACATTGCAAGCATTAATACGATTGGCAGCGGTATGGCGTGCGCAGTTTATGTATCCAGTTGTTGCAATAGCCGGTTCGGTTGGTAAAACAACAACAAAAGAAACAATTGCAAATATTTTGGCCATTAATGGTAATACATTTTTGGTTTCTCATGGCAACCAAAATACTAAAATTGGCCTTGCGCTGAATATGTTACGCATGCGTGACGAACATGAGATGGCAATTTTTGAAGTTGGCGTAAGCAAGCGTGGTGAGATGGCTAAACTTGCTGATATGTTACGCCCAACAACTGCGTTAATTACAAGTGTATGTCATAGTCACATGGAAGGGCTAGGGTCTCTTGCTGATATTGCATTAGAAAAGCGTGATATCTTTAAATATTTTGACGAAGATAGTATTGGTATCATTTGTGGTGATCAACCAATTATTGCGAGTGTTGGATATTGCCATCCAGTAGTGAGGTTTGGTGCAAAAACAGTTAATCAAATACAAGCACGCAAAGTACATCTAGGCAATGATCATATTAGTTTCGTATTGAAAGTGTATAAGGAAAAACACCGAGTTGTATTAAAACAAATGCACGAAGGTGCGGTGTTTAATTCACTTGCTGCAGTTGCAGTTGCGTATTTGCTTAATGTTCCTGTTAAAACAATTGTTGAAGGTATTCAAATGCCGTTGGTTGTTGCTGGGAGATTTGAATCAAAAAAAATTAAAGGTAGTATGGGTGGTACAATTATTGATGATTGTTACAATGCAAATCCGGAAAGTATGAAGGCTGCGTTGCTTGCGTTTCAAAAAATTGATGCGAAAGCAGAAAAAATTGCGGTGTTAGGCGATATGCTTGAACTTGGTGTTAATAGTCCTTTTTGGCATCGCCAATTGGGTAGATTTTTACGCAAAGTTCCGTCTCTTAATCGTGTTATTTTAGTTGGCGATATGGTTAAATGGACGGAAAAAACAATTCCTGTTCAACTGAAAGTTGAAGTTGTGTCAACATGGAAAGAAGCTGTAGAAAAACTGAGGGGTATGTTGTCAAAAGAAAGTGTAGTGCTTGTAAAAGGGTCACATGGTATGAAATTACATAATATAGTAGCAGAATTTACCTAA